A part of Deltaproteobacteria bacterium genomic DNA contains:
- a CDS encoding ABC transporter substrate-binding protein, whose protein sequence is MKKLSGYLILISLLVMFHDGLAAAQEKVRVGLSSVSALHSAMWVAEQKGFFRGHGIEAEIIVTGQGAATGISALLANDIQIVSSAGDSLVNSALRGGETVMIAAGVNRGLNRIMVRPEIKNPADLKGKKIGATRVGAVSHSVLMMMLKRWNINPADVQVLQLGSSPNMLSALEKGGIDGAVMTIPFVFVAEDRGSRVLIDLAETDIFYLHTMIASTRSFVKSKRDIALRFLRGFVEGIAYFKQNKKESLEIVRRKLRINVDQERNLERSYDLLATKYYEAMPYPSLRGVETVLGLVEKDNPNAKTADPKSFVDDSLLREIDASGFIKTLYPR, encoded by the coding sequence ATGAAAAAGCTGAGCGGTTATCTAATTCTAATTTCGCTGCTGGTCATGTTTCATGACGGCCTCGCGGCGGCGCAGGAGAAAGTCCGCGTCGGGTTGAGTTCGGTGAGCGCGCTGCATAGCGCCATGTGGGTGGCCGAGCAGAAAGGTTTTTTTCGCGGCCATGGTATCGAGGCGGAGATCATCGTTACCGGCCAGGGCGCGGCGACCGGGATTAGCGCGCTCTTGGCCAACGATATCCAGATCGTCAGCTCGGCCGGCGACTCCCTGGTCAACTCGGCGTTACGTGGCGGTGAGACCGTGATGATCGCCGCCGGCGTCAACCGCGGCCTCAATCGCATCATGGTGCGCCCGGAGATCAAAAACCCGGCAGATTTGAAGGGCAAAAAGATCGGCGCCACCCGCGTCGGCGCGGTGTCGCATTCGGTGCTGATGATGATGCTCAAGCGCTGGAACATTAACCCAGCCGATGTCCAGGTGCTCCAGCTGGGCTCGTCGCCAAATATGCTGTCAGCCTTGGAGAAGGGCGGCATCGACGGCGCGGTGATGACGATTCCCTTCGTATTTGTCGCCGAGGATCGCGGCTCGCGGGTGCTCATCGATCTGGCCGAGACCGATATTTTTTACTTACACACGATGATCGCCTCGACGCGCAGTTTCGTAAAAAGCAAGCGCGATATCGCGCTCAGATTTCTCCGCGGTTTCGTCGAAGGTATCGCCTACTTCAAACAGAACAAGAAGGAAAGTTTGGAGATTGTTCGTAGAAAACTACGCATCAACGTCGATCAGGAACGCAACCTGGAACGTTCCTACGATTTGCTGGCGACGAAATATTACGAAGCGATGCCCTATCCGTCGCTACGCGGCGTCGAGACCGTGCTCGGTTTGGTCGAAAAGGATAATCCCAATGCCAAGACCGCCGATCCGAAATCCTTCGTCGACGACAGTCTTTTGCGTGAAATTGACGCCAGTGGGTTTATCAAGACGCTGTATCCGCGTTAG